One stretch of Oceanimonas pelagia DNA includes these proteins:
- the ftsA gene encoding cell division protein FtsA, which yields MTKSAERNLIVGLDIGTAKVTALVGEVLPDGDLNIIGLGSHAAKGMDKGGVNDLESVVKSLKRAVDEAEMMADCQITSVYLGLSGKHIECRNETGMVPVSDEEVTQEDMDNVIHTAKSVRLSDEHRVLHVIPQEYSIDFQEGIKNPIGLSGVRMHAKVHLITCHNDMARNIEKCVERLGLRVDQLIFSALASSYAVLTEDEKELGVCVVDIGGGTMDMAVFTGGALRHTKVIPYAGSTVTSDIAYAFGTPPLDAEAIKVRHGCAFSRLVSKEDSIEVPSVGGRPARSLQRQTLAEVIEPRYSELLGMINQELARVQTELKKAGVKHQLAAGLVLTGGAAQIEGLVECAEQIFQCQVRIGQPAGIKGLSDYVETPVYSTAVGLLQYGKEHQSMPQQEYNSKSSVTSLFKRVGNWLRGEF from the coding sequence ATGACCAAGAGCGCGGAACGAAATCTGATCGTCGGGCTTGATATCGGCACGGCCAAGGTCACCGCCCTGGTGGGCGAAGTGCTGCCGGACGGTGATCTCAATATCATCGGCCTGGGCAGCCATGCCGCCAAGGGCATGGACAAGGGCGGCGTGAACGATCTCGAGTCGGTGGTCAAGTCCCTCAAGCGGGCGGTGGACGAGGCCGAAATGATGGCCGATTGCCAGATTACCTCCGTGTATCTGGGGCTGTCGGGCAAACACATCGAGTGCCGCAACGAAACCGGCATGGTGCCGGTGTCGGACGAGGAAGTCACCCAGGAAGACATGGACAACGTGATCCACACCGCCAAGTCGGTGCGCTTGTCCGACGAGCACCGGGTGCTGCACGTGATCCCCCAGGAGTACTCCATCGATTTTCAGGAGGGGATCAAGAACCCCATCGGCCTGTCGGGGGTGCGCATGCACGCCAAGGTGCACCTGATCACCTGCCACAACGACATGGCGCGCAACATCGAAAAGTGCGTGGAGCGTCTGGGACTGCGGGTAGACCAGCTTATTTTCAGCGCCCTGGCCTCTAGCTATGCGGTGCTGACCGAAGATGAAAAGGAGCTGGGTGTATGCGTAGTGGATATCGGCGGCGGCACCATGGACATGGCGGTGTTCACCGGCGGCGCCCTGCGCCATACCAAGGTGATCCCCTATGCCGGCAGCACGGTGACCAGTGACATCGCCTACGCCTTTGGCACGCCGCCGCTGGACGCGGAGGCGATCAAGGTGCGCCATGGCTGCGCCTTCAGCCGGCTGGTGAGCAAGGAAGACAGTATTGAAGTGCCCAGCGTGGGGGGACGGCCGGCGCGCAGCCTGCAGCGCCAGACCCTGGCGGAAGTGATCGAGCCCCGTTACAGCGAGTTGCTCGGCATGATCAATCAGGAGCTGGCCCGGGTGCAGACCGAGCTGAAAAAGGCCGGGGTCAAGCATCAACTGGCCGCCGGCCTGGTGCTCACCGGTGGTGCCGCCCAGATCGAAGGCCTGGTGGAATGTGCCGAGCAGATCTTTCAGTGCCAGGTGCGCATCGGCCAGCCCGCCGGCATCAAGGGCTTATCGGATTATGTTGAGACGCCGGTGTATTCCACCGCCGTGGGGCTGCTGCAATACGGCAAAGAGCATCAGTCCATGCCTCAACAGGAATACAACAGCAAGTCCAGTGTTACCAGCCTGTTCAAGCGGGTCGGCAACTGGCTGCGTGGTGAATTTTAA
- a CDS encoding cell division protein FtsQ/DivIB, producing the protein MSEAAVSRTRLGFLSGLLFFLLVLGTLIWGLWQAVMWATAANQVPVNSLIVQGEHRFVSQDEIRQSVLALPEVGNFFTLEVDRVQQQLQALPWVYQASVRKQWPDSLRVYIVEQPVAAFWNEDALVNTHGEVFEAHRGELDLVRLSGPDQEAPRVLEEYRRLQPLLAGKGYDIRRLHLTPRFSWELTLSDGVRLILGRDDIEARLKRFVNVYPGIVGRERVAYLDLRYDTGLAVGWKQDEENDQERGTKSDRRA; encoded by the coding sequence ATGAGCGAGGCCGCGGTCAGCCGTACCCGGCTGGGCTTTTTGTCCGGCCTGCTGTTTTTCCTGCTGGTGCTGGGCACCCTGATCTGGGGCCTGTGGCAGGCGGTGATGTGGGCCACGGCGGCCAACCAGGTGCCGGTGAACAGCCTGATTGTTCAGGGGGAACACCGCTTTGTGAGCCAGGACGAAATTCGTCAGTCGGTGCTGGCGTTGCCCGAGGTGGGCAACTTTTTCACCCTGGAGGTGGATCGGGTGCAGCAACAGTTGCAGGCACTGCCCTGGGTGTATCAGGCCTCGGTGCGCAAGCAGTGGCCCGACAGCCTGCGGGTGTACATTGTCGAGCAGCCGGTGGCGGCGTTCTGGAACGAGGATGCCCTGGTCAACACCCATGGCGAGGTGTTTGAGGCCCACCGGGGCGAGCTGGATCTGGTGCGCCTGTCGGGGCCGGATCAGGAAGCTCCCCGGGTGTTGGAAGAATACCGGCGGCTGCAGCCGTTGCTGGCGGGCAAGGGCTACGATATTCGCCGGTTGCACCTGACGCCGCGATTTTCCTGGGAACTGACCCTGAGCGATGGTGTCAGGCTGATACTGGGGCGGGACGACATCGAAGCCCGCCTGAAACGATTTGTGAATGTCTATCCGGGCATTGTGGGGCGCGAGCGAGTGGCTTATCTCGACCTGCGTTACGATACCGGACTGGCAGTGGGATGGAAGCAGGACGAAGAGAATGACCAAGAGCGCGGAACGAAATCTGATCGTCGGGCTTGA